The following are from one region of the Prevotella communis genome:
- a CDS encoding sugar 3,4-ketoisomerase, with protein MAKYSVFDCSMVELDKHHSDRKGNLTVVQNGETLPFDVKRVYYLYDVPGGESRGAHAHRDLEQLIIAASGSFTVTLDDGKCKRSFFLNRPYQGLYVKPGMWRDLEDFSSGAVCMVLASEVYQKEDYIRDYQEFLEFRKEE; from the coding sequence ATGGCAAAATATAGTGTGTTCGACTGCTCGATGGTGGAGCTGGATAAGCACCATAGCGACCGAAAGGGAAACCTGACAGTGGTGCAGAATGGTGAGACTTTGCCATTTGATGTGAAGAGGGTGTATTACCTGTATGACGTACCGGGTGGTGAGAGCCGTGGCGCCCATGCACACAGAGATTTGGAACAATTGATCATTGCTGCATCTGGTTCGTTTACTGTGACGCTGGATGATGGTAAATGCAAACGCTCTTTCTTTTTGAACAGACCATATCAAGGACTGTATGTAAAGCCAGGGATGTGGCGTGATCTTGAGGATTTTTCTTCTGGAGCTGTATGTATGGTATTGGCTAGTGAGGTGTACCAAAAAGAGGATTATATTCGGGATTATCAGGAGTTCTTGGAGTTCCGGAAAGAGGAATAG
- a CDS encoding sugar 3,4-ketoisomerase: MATVEDVRIIELPKFLDARGNLSFAEQNNHIPFEIKRTYWIYDVPGGEDRGGHAFKENQEVVIALSGAFDMLVDDGEHQKKFELNRSYYGLYIPAGLWRTMENFSTNSFALEFGSVKYSAEDYIRDYDEFLKLKKDGKI, translated from the coding sequence ATGGCAACAGTCGAGGACGTTAGAATAATAGAACTGCCCAAGTTTTTGGATGCTCGTGGGAACCTCTCATTTGCAGAACAGAATAACCATATTCCGTTTGAGATTAAACGGACATATTGGATTTATGATGTTCCGGGAGGTGAAGACCGTGGCGGTCACGCATTCAAAGAGAATCAGGAAGTGGTAATTGCTCTATCTGGAGCATTTGATATGTTGGTGGATGACGGAGAGCATCAGAAGAAGTTTGAACTGAACCGTTCTTATTACGGGTTGTATATCCCTGCTGGTCTGTGGCGCACTATGGAGAATTTCTCTACCAACTCGTTTGCATTGGAGTTTGGTTCAGTGAAGTATTCTGCAGAAGACTATATCCGTGATTATGATGAATTCTTAAAACTGAAGAAAGATGGCAAAATATAG
- the rfbA gene encoding glucose-1-phosphate thymidylyltransferase RfbA: MKGIVLAGGSGTRLYPITKGVSKQLLPIYDKPMVYYPISALMLAGIRDILIISTPYDLPGFKRLLGDGSDYGVHFEYAEQPSPDGLAQAFIIGEKFIGDDSACLVLGDNIFYGAGFTKLLRNAVEDAEVNKKATVFGYWVHDPERYGVAEFDKEGNCLSIEEKPANPKSNYAVVGLYFYPNKVVDVAKHIKPSARGELEITTVNQEFLKDGELKVQTLGRGFAWLDTGTHDSLSEASTFVEVIEKRQGLKVACLEGIAYRNGWISEEKMRELAKPMLKNQYGQYLLRVIDELKESVNSDTFRR; the protein is encoded by the coding sequence ATGAAAGGCATAGTACTCGCCGGAGGTTCCGGTACCAGACTTTACCCTATCACAAAGGGCGTGAGCAAGCAATTGCTCCCAATTTATGATAAACCAATGGTTTATTATCCTATTTCTGCACTTATGTTGGCTGGAATTAGGGATATTTTAATCATTAGTACGCCATACGACTTGCCAGGCTTCAAACGTCTTTTAGGTGACGGATCTGACTATGGCGTACACTTTGAGTATGCGGAACAACCTTCTCCCGATGGACTTGCTCAGGCATTTATTATTGGTGAGAAGTTCATTGGTGATGATAGCGCGTGTTTGGTTTTGGGTGATAATATTTTCTATGGTGCGGGGTTTACAAAACTCCTGAGAAATGCTGTGGAAGATGCTGAGGTGAATAAGAAGGCCACTGTTTTTGGCTATTGGGTTCACGATCCTGAACGCTATGGCGTTGCTGAGTTTGATAAAGAGGGAAATTGTCTCTCTATTGAGGAGAAACCTGCTAATCCGAAGTCAAATTATGCAGTGGTAGGTCTTTACTTCTATCCCAACAAGGTAGTTGATGTGGCGAAGCATATCAAACCTTCAGCCCGTGGCGAATTGGAGATTACTACCGTGAACCAGGAATTCTTGAAAGATGGCGAACTGAAGGTACAGACCTTGGGGCGTGGATTCGCATGGCTTGATACCGGTACCCATGATTCTCTCTCTGAGGCATCAACGTTTGTTGAGGTAATAGAGAAACGTCAAGGATTGAAGGTCGCTTGTCTGGAAGGTATTGCTTACCGCAACGGTTGGATTAGCGAGGAGAAGATGCGCGAGCTGGCTAAACCTATGCTGAAAAACCAGTATGGTCAATACCTGTTGCGCGTGATTGATGAACTGAAAGAATCAGTTAATTCTGATACATTTAGAAGATAA
- a CDS encoding nucleotidyltransferase family protein, whose translation MKEVIVPLLRMGLGNSLAEDENLSDYIMLPADKWEALGNLAREQGVLGIMLDGVDKLETTPYGATRALKASQKLEWIGEVLLIEQKNRQQTAVMNALATRWKNNGCRVMVMKGQANATLYPKPEHRNPGDIDCYLFEHYSVGNTIARQEGSSVDESWYKHSVINYKGETFENHQFFVHTREGKRSKLLEKELEEALKVEESEFKQLTPSTVMPPVQWTAMFLTYHACAHFLTEGLRLKQVLDWATFLKAHQNDVDWIKFYTFCERFHLNIFAETITSICCNHLGVEISNSEIRMNEAYAERMLNSILYDDDYIYNEGEGGWREKWHIVRNLFHYRWKYEDIYRDSIWKQLWYYAAGYIFNTES comes from the coding sequence ATGAAAGAAGTTATTGTTCCCCTGTTGAGAATGGGGTTGGGAAATAGTTTGGCAGAAGACGAGAATCTGTCAGACTATATTATGCTACCAGCAGATAAGTGGGAAGCATTAGGGAACTTAGCTCGTGAACAGGGCGTTTTGGGTATTATGCTCGACGGCGTAGATAAATTAGAGACCACGCCCTATGGTGCAACTAGGGCTTTAAAAGCTAGCCAGAAGCTAGAGTGGATTGGTGAAGTGTTGCTAATTGAGCAAAAAAATCGCCAGCAGACAGCTGTTATGAACGCCCTTGCTACGAGGTGGAAGAATAACGGTTGTCGTGTGATGGTGATGAAGGGACAAGCCAATGCTACGCTCTATCCCAAACCTGAGCATAGAAATCCAGGGGATATTGACTGCTATCTTTTCGAACATTATTCAGTTGGAAATACCATTGCTCGACAGGAGGGAAGTTCAGTAGATGAAAGTTGGTATAAGCATTCTGTTATTAACTATAAAGGTGAAACATTTGAAAACCATCAATTCTTTGTGCACACCCGTGAGGGTAAAAGAAGCAAATTATTGGAAAAGGAATTGGAAGAGGCTTTGAAAGTTGAAGAGAGTGAGTTTAAACAACTTACTCCTTCTACTGTTATGCCACCTGTTCAATGGACGGCAATGTTTCTGACCTATCATGCTTGTGCTCATTTTTTAACTGAAGGTTTAAGATTGAAGCAGGTTCTCGACTGGGCAACTTTCTTAAAGGCTCATCAAAATGATGTCGATTGGATAAAGTTCTATACGTTTTGTGAAAGATTTCATTTGAACATTTTTGCAGAGACGATAACCTCTATCTGCTGTAATCATTTAGGTGTTGAGATTTCAAATTCAGAAATTAGGATGAATGAAGCCTACGCCGAAAGAATGCTAAATAGTATTCTATATGATGATGACTATATTTACAATGAGGGTGAAGGCGGATGGAGGGAAAAGTGGCATATTGTGAGGAATCTTTTTCATTACCGTTGGAAATACGAGGATATATATAGAGATAGTATTTGGAAACAGTTGTGGTATTATGCAGCTGGATATATTTTTAATACTGAAAGTTAG
- a CDS encoding transposase: MPRQPRKPSSTGIFHVMMRGINHQEIFCDAEDYYQFINTLDRMRVQYDDDGNPCGTNCTYYAYCLMSNHFHLLIREREEPVGDTIKRIASSYVYYYNRKYGRDGHLFKERFKSEPVNDMAYFTTLLRYIHQNPVKAGIVEHVKDYEYSSWSEYDGSVDSVFQICNTKTVLNRIPFTELEAWVNEPLPEDVYCLDIEGSSRRRPSDDQIWKLIIEKTGVTNNNAFQQLDNNTKQQVFLELKDCGASLRQLERLTGIGKGVIHRIWNSGKL, translated from the coding sequence ATGCCCAGACAGCCACGTAAACCATCAAGCACCGGTATCTTTCATGTCATGATGCGAGGTATTAACCATCAGGAGATCTTCTGCGATGCAGAGGACTATTACCAGTTCATCAACACCCTCGACCGTATGCGCGTCCAATACGATGATGATGGCAATCCCTGTGGCACCAACTGCACCTATTATGCCTATTGCTTGATGTCAAACCACTTCCATCTGCTAATACGTGAACGAGAAGAACCCGTTGGAGACACCATCAAGCGTATTGCCAGTTCTTACGTTTATTACTATAATCGGAAATACGGCCGTGATGGGCATCTCTTCAAAGAGCGATTCAAATCAGAGCCAGTAAACGACATGGCCTACTTCACCACCCTACTGCGCTACATCCATCAGAACCCAGTCAAGGCAGGCATTGTTGAACATGTCAAAGACTATGAGTATAGTTCCTGGTCTGAATATGACGGAAGCGTAGATTCAGTCTTTCAGATTTGCAATACGAAGACAGTGCTGAATCGTATTCCCTTTACCGAACTTGAAGCCTGGGTAAACGAGCCTCTACCCGAAGACGTCTATTGCCTGGATATTGAAGGCAGCTCTCGCCGCAGGCCCTCAGACGATCAGATTTGGAAACTTATTATAGAGAAAACTGGTGTTACTAATAACAATGCCTTTCAACAGTTGGACAACAACACCAAGCAACAAGTCTTTCTCGAACTAAAAGATTGCGGCGCCTCCTTGCGACAACTGGAGCGACTCACTGGCATAGGCAAAGGAGTCATCCACCGTATCTGGAATTCAGGGAAACTCTAA